The Beijerinckiaceae bacterium RH AL1 genome has a segment encoding these proteins:
- a CDS encoding Formate dehydrogenase subunit alpha (ID:RHAL1_03902;~source:Prodigal:2.6) yields the protein MSLIEELDTGTPIRPAAETVTLTIDGEQVTVPKGTSVMAAGMAMGTKIPRLCATDSIEPFGSCRLCLVEIEGRRGTPASCTTPAEDGMVVHTQNDRLAKLRKGVMELYISDHPLNCLTCSANGDCELQDQAGAVGLRTVRYGYGGENHLDAPTDESNPYFTFEKAKCIVCNRCVRACEEVQGTFALTIEGRGFKSMVSPGGTDFMSSECVSCGACVQACPTATLNEKSVIEMGKPEHSAYTTCAYCGVGCTFKAEMQGEKVVRMIPAKEGKANDGHSCVKGRFAYGYATHKDRITKPMIRKKITDPWREVSWEEAISYAASEFKRIQAKYGKNSIGGITSSRCTNEETYLVQKLVRAAFGNNNVDTCARVCHSPTGYGLKTTLGTSAGTQDFKSVEQADIILVIGANPTDGHPVFGSRMKKRLRAGAKLIVADPRKIDLVRSPHIQADYHLPLRPGTNVAFINAMSHVIVTEGLVDETFVKERCDVHDFEAWARFVAEERHSPEAQADILGVDPVQLRGAARLYASRGKNAAIFYGLGVTEHSQGSTMVMGMANIAMATGNIGREGVGVNPLRGQNNVQGSCDMGSFPHEYPGYRHVSDDATREIYEELWGVTLDKDPGLRITNMLDEAVEGTFKGMYIQGEDIVQSDPDTHHVTAGMRNLECMVIQDIFLNETAKYAHVFLPGASFLEKDGTFTNAERRIGRVRKVMSPMAGYGDWEATQLLANALGQNWSYTHPSQIMDEIAATTPSFKGVSFKRLDEAGSLQWPVNDAAPNGTPTMHIGKFVIGKGKFMITEFHATEERSGPRFPLILTTGRILSQYNVGAQTRRTANSLWHEEDVLEIHPFDAEQRGISDGDLVALESRSGDIAIKAKISERMQPGVVYTTFHHAKTGANVITTDYSDWATNCPEYKVTAVQVRKTNRMSDWQAKFFEEDIDLKRIAAVGLEAAE from the coding sequence ATGTCCCTCATCGAGGAACTCGACACCGGCACCCCGATCCGCCCCGCGGCGGAGACGGTGACGCTGACGATCGACGGCGAGCAGGTCACCGTGCCGAAGGGCACGAGCGTGATGGCCGCCGGCATGGCCATGGGCACCAAGATCCCGCGGCTCTGCGCGACGGACTCGATCGAGCCCTTCGGCTCCTGCCGCCTCTGCCTCGTCGAGATCGAGGGCCGCCGCGGCACGCCGGCCTCGTGCACGACGCCGGCCGAGGACGGCATGGTCGTCCACACGCAGAACGATCGCCTCGCCAAGCTGCGCAAGGGGGTGATGGAGCTTTACATCTCCGACCACCCGCTGAACTGCCTGACCTGCTCGGCCAACGGCGACTGCGAGCTGCAGGACCAGGCCGGCGCGGTGGGCCTGCGCACCGTCCGATACGGCTACGGCGGCGAGAACCACCTCGACGCCCCGACGGACGAATCGAACCCCTACTTCACCTTCGAGAAGGCGAAGTGCATCGTCTGCAACCGCTGCGTCCGCGCCTGCGAGGAAGTGCAGGGCACCTTCGCGCTGACGATCGAGGGCCGCGGCTTCAAGTCCATGGTGTCGCCCGGCGGCACCGACTTCATGTCGTCGGAATGCGTCTCCTGCGGCGCCTGCGTCCAGGCCTGCCCGACCGCCACGCTCAACGAGAAGAGCGTGATCGAGATGGGCAAGCCCGAGCACTCCGCCTACACGACCTGCGCCTATTGCGGCGTCGGCTGCACCTTCAAGGCCGAGATGCAGGGCGAGAAGGTCGTCCGCATGATCCCGGCCAAGGAAGGAAAGGCCAACGACGGCCACAGCTGCGTGAAGGGCCGCTTCGCCTACGGCTATGCGACCCACAAGGATCGCATCACCAAGCCGATGATCCGCAAGAAGATCACCGACCCCTGGCGCGAGGTCTCGTGGGAGGAGGCGATCTCCTACGCGGCGTCCGAGTTCAAGCGAATCCAGGCCAAGTACGGGAAGAACTCGATCGGCGGCATCACGTCGTCTCGCTGCACCAACGAGGAGACCTACCTCGTCCAGAAGCTGGTGCGCGCCGCCTTCGGCAACAACAACGTCGACACCTGCGCCCGCGTCTGCCACTCGCCGACCGGCTACGGCCTGAAGACCACGCTCGGCACCTCGGCCGGCACGCAGGACTTCAAGTCGGTCGAGCAGGCCGACATCATCCTCGTCATCGGCGCCAACCCGACCGACGGCCATCCCGTCTTCGGCTCTCGCATGAAGAAGCGGCTGCGCGCTGGCGCCAAGCTGATCGTCGCCGATCCGCGCAAGATCGACCTCGTGAGGTCGCCGCACATCCAGGCCGACTATCACCTGCCGCTGCGGCCCGGAACAAACGTCGCGTTCATCAATGCGATGAGCCACGTCATCGTCACCGAAGGCCTCGTCGACGAGACTTTCGTGAAGGAGCGCTGCGACGTCCACGACTTCGAGGCCTGGGCGCGCTTCGTTGCGGAGGAGCGGCATTCGCCGGAGGCGCAGGCCGACATCCTCGGCGTCGACCCCGTGCAGCTGCGCGGCGCCGCGCGGCTCTATGCGTCGCGGGGCAAGAACGCGGCGATCTTCTACGGCCTCGGCGTCACCGAGCACTCGCAGGGCTCGACGATGGTCATGGGCATGGCCAACATCGCCATGGCGACCGGCAACATCGGCCGCGAGGGCGTCGGCGTGAACCCGCTGCGCGGCCAGAACAACGTGCAGGGCTCGTGCGACATGGGCTCGTTCCCGCACGAGTATCCGGGCTACCGCCACGTGTCGGACGACGCGACGCGCGAGATCTACGAGGAGCTGTGGGGCGTCACGCTCGACAAGGACCCGGGGCTTCGCATTACCAACATGCTCGACGAGGCGGTCGAGGGCACGTTCAAGGGCATGTACATCCAGGGCGAGGACATCGTGCAGTCGGATCCCGACACGCATCACGTCACCGCCGGCATGCGCAACCTCGAGTGCATGGTGATCCAGGACATCTTCCTGAACGAGACGGCGAAGTACGCGCACGTCTTCCTGCCCGGCGCCTCGTTCCTCGAGAAGGACGGCACGTTCACGAACGCCGAGCGCCGCATCGGTCGCGTGCGCAAGGTGATGAGCCCGATGGCCGGCTACGGCGACTGGGAGGCGACGCAGCTGCTCGCCAACGCGCTCGGCCAGAACTGGTCCTACACGCACCCCTCGCAGATCATGGACGAGATCGCCGCGACGACGCCGTCGTTCAAGGGCGTCTCGTTCAAGCGTCTCGACGAGGCTGGCTCGCTGCAGTGGCCGGTGAACGATGCCGCGCCGAACGGAACGCCGACCATGCACATCGGCAAGTTCGTGATCGGCAAGGGCAAGTTCATGATCACCGAGTTCCACGCGACCGAGGAGCGCTCGGGCCCGCGGTTCCCGCTGATCCTGACGACCGGCCGCATCCTGTCGCAGTACAATGTCGGCGCGCAGACGCGGCGCACGGCGAACTCGCTGTGGCACGAGGAGGACGTGCTCGAGATCCATCCGTTCGATGCCGAGCAGCGCGGCATTTCCGACGGCGATCTCGTGGCGCTGGAGAGCCGCTCCGGCGACATCGCCATCAAGGCGAAGATCTCCGAGCGCATGCAGCCCGGCGTCGTCTACACGACCTTCCACCACGCCAAGACCGGCGCCAACGTCATCACCACCGACTACTCGGACTGGGCGACGAATTGCCCCGAGTACAAGGTCACGGCCGTTCAGGTGCGCAAGACCAACCGCATGTCGGATTGGCAGGCGAAGTTCTTCGAGGAGGACATCGACTTGAAGCGTATTGCGGCGGTGGGGCTCGAGGCGGCGGAATGA
- a CDS encoding LysR family transcriptional regulator (ID:RHAL1_03905;~source:Prodigal:2.6): MIDKLNYVLALAREQHFGRAALACGVTQPTMSAGLKQLEDTLGIVIVRRSSRFQGFTPEGEHVLSWARRIVSDAQAMRQDLDALKRGLAGHLRIAVIPTALTRIPSLTTPLRDHHPAVRLSITSNSSIEILNRLNNLDVEAGITYLDNEPLGDVKTVPLYHESYRLLVSADNPLGEREQVTWQEIGDLPLCLLTPDMQNRRIIDQMLRDAGARPDAALESNSVMLLVAHVATSRWSSVVAASLVEDLSLATIRAIPIVSPQVTHLVGLVVPQRYAISPLTNALVREAERMAVRLGPVLPAAAAQ; the protein is encoded by the coding sequence GTGATCGACAAGCTTAACTACGTGCTCGCGCTTGCAAGGGAGCAGCACTTCGGACGCGCGGCCTTGGCCTGCGGCGTCACGCAACCGACGATGTCGGCGGGTCTCAAGCAGCTCGAGGACACCCTCGGGATCGTCATCGTGCGGCGCAGCTCGCGCTTCCAGGGCTTTACGCCCGAGGGCGAGCACGTCCTGTCGTGGGCGCGGCGCATCGTCAGCGATGCGCAGGCGATGCGGCAGGATCTCGACGCGCTGAAGCGCGGCCTTGCGGGCCATCTGCGCATTGCGGTGATCCCCACCGCGCTGACGCGCATCCCCTCGCTGACGACGCCGCTGCGCGACCATCATCCCGCCGTGCGCCTGTCGATCACCTCGAACTCGTCGATCGAGATCCTCAACCGGCTCAACAACTTGGATGTCGAGGCCGGCATCACCTACCTCGACAACGAGCCGCTCGGCGACGTGAAGACGGTGCCGCTCTATCACGAGAGCTACCGGCTCCTTGTCTCGGCTGACAACCCGCTCGGCGAGCGCGAGCAGGTCACCTGGCAGGAGATCGGCGACCTGCCGCTCTGCCTGCTGACCCCCGACATGCAGAACCGTCGCATCATCGACCAGATGCTGCGCGACGCCGGCGCGCGGCCCGATGCCGCGCTCGAGTCGAACTCCGTGATGCTGCTCGTCGCGCATGTGGCGACGAGCCGCTGGTCGTCGGTCGTCGCGGCTTCGCTGGTGGAAGACCTGTCGCTGGCGACGATCCGCGCGATCCCGATCGTCTCGCCGCAGGTGACGCATCTCGTCGGCCTCGTCGTGCCGCAGCGTTACGCGATCTCCCCGCTCACCAATGCTCTCGTGAGGGAAGCGGAGCGCATGGCGGTCCGGCTCGGCCCGGTTCTCCCGGCCGCCGCTGCGCAGTGA
- a CDS encoding Formate dehydrogenase gamma subunit (ID:RHAL1_03904;~source:Prodigal:2.6), which translates to MPGYARWDFAQASDIVAARASEKGATLPIFHDLMERFGYVDRSIVPVVANALNLSRAEVHGTLTFYHDFRDHPPGRRTLKVCRAEACQSRGAAEVHDALKRKLGVDWHGTTSDGAFTIEPVYCLGLCACAPAVLVDDEPVGNVTVQSLDDVLAEARA; encoded by the coding sequence ATGCCCGGATACGCGCGATGGGATTTCGCGCAGGCGTCCGACATCGTCGCGGCTCGCGCGTCCGAGAAGGGCGCCACGCTTCCCATCTTTCACGATCTCATGGAACGCTTCGGCTACGTCGACCGCTCGATCGTCCCCGTGGTCGCAAATGCCCTGAACCTGTCGCGCGCCGAGGTGCACGGCACGCTGACCTTCTACCACGACTTCCGTGATCATCCGCCGGGTCGCCGCACCCTCAAGGTGTGCCGCGCCGAGGCCTGCCAGTCGCGTGGTGCCGCCGAGGTGCATGATGCCTTGAAGCGCAAGCTCGGCGTCGACTGGCACGGCACGACGTCGGACGGCGCATTTACCATCGAGCCCGTCTATTGCCTTGGCCTTTGCGCCTGCGCCCCGGCGGTGCTGGTCGACGACGAGCCGGTCGGCAACGTCACGGTCCAGAGTCTCGACGACGTGCTCGCGGAGGCGCGGGCATGA
- a CDS encoding Peptidase (ID:RHAL1_03901;~source:Prodigal:2.6), which yields MKSQIDKLAMMANQIAQFFGSYPHDEAVAGIASHIEAFWTPKMIATFKEGMGDAERHVDPLVIEALSPEVEARDPAEKAAAGPGKVGELGAVDAG from the coding sequence ATGAAGTCGCAGATCGACAAGCTGGCGATGATGGCCAACCAGATCGCCCAGTTCTTCGGCTCGTACCCGCACGACGAGGCGGTGGCCGGCATCGCCTCGCACATCGAGGCGTTCTGGACGCCGAAGATGATCGCCACCTTCAAGGAAGGGATGGGCGACGCCGAGCGGCACGTCGACCCGCTGGTCATCGAGGCGCTGTCGCCCGAGGTCGAGGCGCGCGACCCTGCCGAGAAGGCGGCCGCCGGGCCCGGGAAGGTCGGCGAGCTAGGGGCGGTCGACGCGGGGTAG
- a CDS encoding 2-Methylisocitrate lyase, PEP mutase family (ID:RHAL1_03899;~source:Prodigal:2.6): MTSAAKRATFRALHESGCFVLPNPWDVGSAKLLQHLGFAALASSSAGFAWTTGKPDHVVTRDAIVAHLAALCAAVDLPVNADFESGFASDPAGVAESVKLALDAGVAGLSIEDLDEAGEFYDTPHALERLRAARAAVDGTGAVLVARTELMLADPEALTPAIDRLVAFADAGADCLFAPGVKRPEDIATMVRAVAPKPLNVLALDPAMTLAQLADLGVRRISVGGALARVALGALLTAAEAMRDGSFAAVAGGAPRDLLNGVFGASR; the protein is encoded by the coding sequence ATGACGTCAGCAGCAAAACGCGCGACCTTCCGCGCGTTGCACGAGAGCGGTTGCTTCGTCCTGCCGAACCCGTGGGACGTCGGCAGCGCCAAGCTGCTCCAGCACCTCGGATTCGCGGCGCTGGCGTCGTCGAGCGCCGGCTTCGCCTGGACGACCGGCAAGCCCGACCATGTCGTGACGCGCGACGCGATCGTCGCCCATCTCGCCGCGCTCTGCGCCGCCGTCGACCTGCCGGTCAACGCCGACTTCGAGTCGGGCTTCGCGTCCGACCCCGCGGGCGTGGCCGAGAGCGTCAAGCTGGCGCTCGACGCGGGCGTCGCCGGCCTCTCGATCGAGGACCTCGACGAGGCCGGCGAATTCTACGATACGCCGCACGCGCTTGAGCGGTTACGCGCCGCCCGCGCGGCGGTGGACGGCACCGGCGCGGTGCTCGTCGCGCGCACCGAGCTGATGCTCGCCGACCCCGAGGCGCTGACGCCGGCGATCGACAGGCTCGTCGCCTTCGCGGACGCCGGTGCCGACTGCCTGTTCGCGCCCGGCGTGAAGCGGCCCGAGGACATCGCCACGATGGTGCGCGCGGTGGCCCCGAAGCCGCTCAACGTGCTGGCGCTCGACCCCGCGATGACGCTCGCCCAGCTCGCCGACCTCGGCGTGCGTCGCATCTCGGTCGGCGGCGCGCTCGCCCGCGTCGCGCTCGGCGCCCTGCTCACCGCAGCGGAGGCGATGAGGGACGGCTCGTTCGCCGCTGTCGCCGGCGGCGCCCCGCGCGACCTGCTGAACGGGGTGTTCGGCGCGTCGCGATGA
- a CDS encoding exported protein of unknown function (ID:RHAL1_03898;~source:Prodigal:2.6) — MTKTLAAAILAMSIAAPAFAQTPSASGGPSGTPNQSQAVIPSGATGGRSGGPNQGQSVIPTGATGGKSGAPHQSHAVVKEGASGGRSGAPHQSQAVIKEGATGGRSGAPHQSQYKKTHKKHHHHH; from the coding sequence ATGACGAAGACTTTGGCAGCAGCGATCCTGGCGATGAGCATCGCCGCGCCGGCTTTTGCGCAGACCCCGAGCGCGAGCGGCGGTCCGTCGGGCACCCCGAACCAGTCGCAGGCGGTCATCCCGTCGGGCGCGACGGGCGGCCGGTCGGGCGGTCCGAACCAGGGTCAGTCGGTCATCCCGACGGGCGCCACCGGCGGCAAGTCCGGCGCACCGCATCAGTCGCACGCGGTCGTCAAGGAAGGCGCGAGCGGCGGTCGCTCGGGCGCACCGCACCAGTCGCAGGCGGTCATCAAGGAAGGCGCGACCGGGGGCCGCTCAGGCGCGCCGCACCAGTCGCAGTACAAGAAGACGCACAAGAAGCACCATCACCACCACTGA
- a CDS encoding hypothetical protein (ID:RHAL1_03900;~conserved protein of unknown function;~source:Prodigal:2.6) has protein sequence MSGLPAAGVVLGVDVGFSPTRRSSAACRLDWSRDEVTWTIARFRAAEPERTDTLRRLADRPLLAAAFDGPLRRGLDLIGRYREAERVLTRGVGRRIGKPGASNVPIGRLLNAATNTCARIVLDTGHVAPARHREAIDAAAIVETFPHAWLGLQIEAPEALVARRGDRSDVYYKHLAEIGGLDAVLGALLPGRAAATSFASVTNHDERAALVCALAALCLASGAYHAVGDDEDGWIVLAARKRWANWAQAML, from the coding sequence ATGAGCGGCCTGCCCGCTGCGGGCGTCGTGCTCGGCGTCGACGTCGGGTTCTCGCCGACGCGCCGGTCCAGCGCCGCCTGCCGGCTGGACTGGTCGCGCGACGAGGTGACCTGGACGATCGCGCGCTTCCGCGCCGCCGAGCCGGAGCGCACCGACACGCTCCGCCGTCTCGCCGACCGGCCGCTTCTCGCCGCCGCCTTCGACGGGCCGCTGCGGCGCGGGCTCGACCTCATCGGGCGCTACCGCGAGGCCGAGCGCGTGCTGACGCGCGGCGTCGGCCGCCGCATCGGCAAGCCCGGCGCGTCCAATGTGCCCATCGGGCGCCTCCTCAACGCGGCGACCAACACCTGCGCGCGGATCGTCCTCGACACCGGCCATGTCGCACCGGCGCGGCACCGCGAGGCGATCGACGCGGCGGCGATCGTCGAGACCTTTCCGCACGCCTGGCTCGGCCTGCAGATCGAAGCGCCGGAAGCGCTCGTGGCGCGCCGCGGCGATCGTTCGGACGTCTACTACAAGCACCTCGCCGAGATCGGTGGGCTCGACGCGGTGCTGGGCGCTCTGCTGCCGGGCCGAGCAGCGGCCACGTCGTTCGCGAGCGTCACGAACCACGACGAGCGTGCAGCGCTCGTCTGCGCGCTCGCGGCGCTCTGTCTAGCCAGTGGCGCCTATCACGCCGTCGGCGACGACGAGGATGGGTGGATCGTTCTCGCGGCGAGGAAACGTTGGGCCAACTGGGCTCAAGCGATGCTCTGA
- a CDS encoding putative Periplasmic serine endoprotease DegP-like protein (source:Prodigal:2.6;~ID:RHAL1_03897) produces the protein MTRRFTCLHGPWTRPIAAAVLAVALLAPAHAFAPDAAMESAHPIEALLAKVIPTVVAIHTHRDISKSDDDSAKAAFAPKIQRAEGSGFIVSSDGFIATNKHVVHGAYDVTVSLHDGRDLKAKIVWESTTVDVAFIKIEANRPLQAAILSRDPHVPLGRRVVAVGNPLGLGISASSGIVSAIDRNLRQSPYDSFIQTDAAINSGNSGGPLFDLDGNVVGMNSILWTVASGQGSQGLGFAIPAADISFLIEQLRGGGHIGCGTIGLQGQQLTPAMGEALGYPNPFGVIVAGMDAGSPAARAGLRLGDIVVNLDGKPLPDVTTLYRATCLALGHTTKIVVWRDGKTLTAEATPDLAPDGKLGADDDAARMAPRFANARDLGLKLEPVDAATRRTFKLPASAHGFVVAEVADTREAENAGLVRGDVIVSLQMRPLSGTETFDQAFAEQGEHGHRHVILLVKATGGDRWITFPVRLTGAP, from the coding sequence ATGACCCGCCGCTTCACGTGCCTGCACGGACCCTGGACGCGGCCGATCGCCGCCGCCGTGCTGGCTGTCGCGCTCCTCGCGCCGGCCCACGCCTTCGCCCCCGACGCGGCGATGGAAAGCGCCCATCCGATCGAGGCCCTGCTCGCCAAGGTGATCCCGACGGTCGTGGCGATCCACACGCATCGCGACATCTCGAAGTCCGACGACGATTCCGCCAAGGCCGCCTTCGCTCCAAAGATCCAGCGCGCCGAAGGCTCCGGCTTCATCGTCAGCTCGGACGGCTTCATCGCGACCAACAAGCACGTCGTGCACGGCGCCTACGACGTCACCGTCTCGCTGCACGACGGCCGCGACCTGAAGGCGAAGATCGTTTGGGAGTCGACGACCGTCGACGTCGCCTTCATCAAGATCGAGGCGAACCGTCCGCTGCAGGCGGCGATCCTGTCGCGCGATCCGCATGTGCCGCTCGGCCGCCGCGTCGTCGCCGTCGGCAATCCGCTGGGGCTCGGCATCTCGGCGAGCTCGGGCATCGTCTCGGCCATCGACCGCAACCTGCGCCAGTCGCCCTACGACAGCTTCATCCAGACCGACGCCGCCATCAACAGCGGCAACTCCGGCGGCCCGCTCTTCGACCTCGACGGCAACGTCGTCGGCATGAACTCGATCCTGTGGACGGTGGCGAGCGGCCAGGGCTCGCAGGGCCTCGGCTTCGCGATCCCTGCCGCCGACATCTCGTTTCTGATCGAGCAGCTGAGGGGCGGCGGCCACATCGGTTGCGGCACGATCGGGCTGCAGGGCCAGCAGCTGACGCCAGCGATGGGCGAGGCGCTGGGCTACCCCAACCCGTTCGGTGTCATCGTCGCCGGCATGGATGCGGGGTCGCCGGCCGCCCGCGCGGGCCTGCGCCTCGGCGACATCGTCGTGAACCTCGACGGTAAGCCGCTGCCCGACGTCACCACGCTCTATCGCGCAACGTGCCTGGCGCTCGGCCACACGACGAAGATCGTCGTCTGGCGCGACGGCAAGACGCTGACGGCGGAGGCGACGCCCGACCTCGCGCCCGACGGCAAGCTCGGCGCCGACGACGATGCCGCGCGGATGGCGCCACGCTTCGCGAACGCGCGCGACCTCGGCCTGAAGCTCGAGCCCGTCGACGCGGCGACGCGGCGGACGTTCAAGCTGCCTGCGTCCGCGCACGGCTTCGTCGTCGCGGAGGTGGCCGACACGAGGGAGGCGGAGAACGCAGGCCTCGTGCGCGGCGACGTCATCGTCAGCCTGCAGATGCGGCCGCTGTCCGGCACCGAGACCTTCGATCAGGCCTTCGCCGAGCAGGGCGAGCACGGCCACCGCCACGTGATCCTTCTCGTGAAGGCCACGGGCGGCGACCGCTGGATCACCTTCCCGGTGCGCCTGACCGGCGCACCGTGA
- a CDS encoding Formate dehydrogenase (ID:RHAL1_03903;~source:Prodigal:2.6): MSDGKIKVYIPRDAAALAVGADKVAIALAGAAADKVEIVRNGSRGLLWLEPMVEVVTPQGRIAYGPVKPGDVEGLVAAGFLEGGEHPLRLGKPEEIPYLARQSRLTFERCGIIDPLDIADYRAHGGYEGLRNALAMSDEDITETVTKSGLRGRGGAGFPTGIKWTTVRKAQADQKYIVCNADEGDSGTFADRMIMEGDPFVLIEGMTIAAVAVGATEGYIYIRSEYPHAFRTMQKAIEIATADGALGDSVLGSGKAFRLHARLGAGAYICGEETSLLESLEGKRGVVRAKPPIPALKGLFGKPTVCNNVISLCSVPWIMAHGGQAYADYGFGKSRGTLCIQLGGNIKHGGLIEVGFGATLGEIVEEWGGGTFTGRPVRAAMVGGPLGAYFPTSLFDTPLDYESFAAKAGLVGHGGIVVFDDTVDMAAQARFAFEFCEAESCGKCTPCRIGATRGKETMDKVIAGVELEKNLALVEELCVTMTDASLCAMGGLTPVPVKSAMTHFPEDFVPAAQQQAAE, translated from the coding sequence ATGAGCGACGGCAAGATCAAGGTCTACATCCCGCGCGATGCCGCGGCGCTGGCCGTCGGGGCGGACAAAGTCGCTATCGCGCTTGCCGGCGCGGCGGCCGACAAAGTCGAGATCGTCCGCAACGGCTCGCGCGGCTTGCTGTGGCTCGAGCCGATGGTCGAGGTGGTGACGCCGCAGGGCCGCATCGCCTACGGGCCGGTGAAGCCGGGCGACGTCGAGGGTCTGGTGGCGGCCGGTTTCTTGGAAGGCGGCGAGCATCCGCTGCGCCTCGGCAAGCCGGAGGAGATCCCCTATCTCGCGCGCCAATCGCGCCTCACCTTCGAGCGTTGCGGCATCATCGACCCGCTCGACATCGCCGACTATCGCGCCCACGGCGGCTACGAGGGCCTGCGGAACGCGCTCGCGATGAGCGACGAGGACATCACCGAGACCGTCACCAAGTCGGGCCTGCGCGGGCGCGGGGGCGCGGGCTTCCCGACCGGCATCAAGTGGACCACCGTCCGCAAGGCGCAGGCCGACCAGAAGTACATCGTCTGCAATGCGGATGAGGGCGACAGCGGCACCTTCGCCGACCGCATGATCATGGAGGGCGACCCCTTCGTGCTCATCGAGGGCATGACGATCGCCGCCGTCGCGGTCGGCGCGACCGAGGGCTACATCTACATCCGCTCGGAATACCCGCACGCCTTTCGTACCATGCAGAAGGCGATCGAGATCGCCACCGCCGACGGCGCGCTCGGCGACAGCGTGCTCGGCTCCGGCAAGGCGTTCCGCCTGCACGCGCGGCTCGGCGCCGGCGCCTATATCTGCGGCGAGGAGACCTCGCTGCTCGAGAGCCTCGAGGGCAAGCGCGGCGTGGTGCGCGCCAAGCCGCCGATCCCGGCGCTGAAGGGCCTCTTCGGCAAGCCGACGGTCTGCAACAACGTCATCTCGCTCTGCTCGGTGCCGTGGATCATGGCGCACGGCGGCCAGGCCTATGCCGACTACGGCTTCGGCAAGTCGCGCGGCACGCTCTGCATCCAGCTCGGCGGCAACATCAAGCACGGCGGGCTCATCGAGGTCGGCTTCGGCGCCACGCTCGGCGAGATCGTCGAGGAGTGGGGCGGCGGCACGTTCACAGGGCGCCCGGTGCGCGCGGCGATGGTCGGCGGCCCGCTCGGGGCCTACTTCCCGACCTCGCTCTTCGACACGCCGCTCGACTACGAGTCGTTCGCGGCGAAGGCCGGCCTCGTCGGCCACGGCGGCATCGTCGTCTTCGACGACACGGTCGACATGGCCGCGCAGGCGCGCTTCGCCTTCGAGTTCTGCGAGGCCGAGAGCTGCGGCAAGTGCACGCCGTGCCGCATCGGCGCGACGCGCGGCAAGGAAACGATGGACAAGGTCATCGCCGGTGTCGAGCTCGAGAAGAACCTCGCGCTCGTCGAGGAGCTGTGCGTGACCATGACCGACGCGTCGCTCTGCGCCATGGGCGGGCTGACGCCCGTGCCGGTGAAGAGCGCCATGACCCACTTCCCAGAGGATTTCGTGCCCGCTGCGCAGCAACAGGCTGCCGAGTAG